The following coding sequences lie in one Cotesia glomerata isolate CgM1 linkage group LG5, MPM_Cglom_v2.3, whole genome shotgun sequence genomic window:
- the LOC123266120 gene encoding uncharacterized protein F54H12.2-like — MDSLTDENLGLKKRKELLTCNKTADFIGHLHCDVFNQERFLINGVEMRLRLTCARDAFCLMDDTVNGCVYNISDASLLVRRAKISPGTLLAHAHMLAKTTAKYPLNRVEVKAVSMAAGVHGETMDNILHGQIPRRLIIGFVDNKAFNGDASMNSFNFQNFGINYLSLYVDGRQILSKPLQPDFGNRMNYIDAYHTLFSGTGIHFLNEGNSIDRFDYPNGYCLYAFDLTPDLSANSNTHWNLIKHGTVRIEVRFDKALATTTNCIVYAEYESVLEIDASRQVTIDFAG, encoded by the coding sequence ATGGATAGTTTAACCGACGAGAATTTAGGCTTGAAAAAACGTAAAGAATTATTAACGTGTAATAAAACAGCAGATTTTATTGGTCATCTACATTGTGACGTTTTCAATCAAGaaagatttttaatcaacGGTGTAGAAATGCGATTACGATTAACATGTGCACGTGATGCTTTTTGTCTAATGGATGACACAGTAAACGGTTGTGTATACAATATTAGTGACGCTAGTTTATTAGTGCGTCGTGCAAAAATTTCACCAGGAACACTTTTAGCACACGCCCATATGTTAGCTAAAACTACTGCTAAATATCCACTGAACAGAGTTGAGGTTAAAGCTGTTTCAATGGCAGCTGGTGTACATGGCGAGACTATGGACAATATCCTTCATGGCCAAATACCTAGACGTTTAATCATCGgttttgttgataataaagCATTTAACGGCGATGCTTCGATGAattctttcaattttcaaaattttgggattaattatttatcactgTATGTTGACGGTCGGCAAATACTGTCAAAACCACTCCAGCCTGATTTTGGAAACCGTATGAATTACATAGACGCTTATCACACGTTATTCTCAGGCACAggtattcattttttgaacGAAGGGAACTCTATAGACAGATTTGATTATCCTAACGGCTATTGTTTATATGCTTTTGATTTAACGCCCGATTTATCAGCTAATAGTAACACTCATTGGAATTTAATCAAACATGGTACAGTTCGTATAGAGGTTAGATTTGATAAAGCACTGGCTACAACTACAAACTGTATAGTATATGCCGAATATGAAAGTGTTTTAGAAATAGATGCTTCGAGACAAGTAACTATAGATTTCGCCGGGTAA
- the LOC123266121 gene encoding 101 kDa malaria antigen-like: protein MIVLMKIDLMGKCMIKLIVNNAFQAKNDNLYEQLGAYVYENNEVRNDDGHDENRQNGELDDHLDMNNGIGNDNDLLHGQMDYVTQGGEENDQDENEEPLNENEDTDESEDEADEDDSDEEGDNDERNLDYEQLLYPGASLTVSQSMSLILLLVRHNVTQTCLGDIITVIKVDDYFSTLPSK from the exons ATGATTGTATTGATGAAGATAGATTTGATGGGCAAGTGCATGATCAAGCTAATTGTAAACAACGCATTTCAGgctaaaaatgataatttatacGAACAGTTGGGTGCTTatgtttatgaaaataatgaaGTTCGGAATGATGATGGTCATGATGAAAACAGACAAAATGGAGAATTGGATGATCATCTCGATATGAATAATGGAATCGGGAATGATAATGATTTGTTACATGGACAAATGGATTATGTG aCTCAAGGCGGAGAAGAGAATGATCAGGATGAAAATGAAGAACctttaaatgaaaatgaagatACCGACGAGAGTGAGGATGAAGCAGATGAAGATGATAGTGATGAGGAGGGTGATAATGATGAAAGGAATTTAGATTATGAGCAACTGCTTTATCCTGGAGCATCTTTAACAGTCAGCCAAAGTATGTcgttaatattattacttgTCCGGCATAATGTTACTCAGACTTGCTTGGGTGACATTATCACAGTTATCAAAGTTGATGATTATTTTAGTACATTgccttcaaaataa